In a single window of the Jaculus jaculus isolate mJacJac1 chromosome Y, mJacJac1.mat.Y.cur, whole genome shotgun sequence genome:
- the LOC123457047 gene encoding heat shock transcription factor, X-linked member 3-like — translation MNIQSMKKNNKSFGKPVVGEEPARAATSEASCDPNGDTRGGSQTQSDQGMSQDPRLGENLETQEQDHHEASEEGTSSLLGLSFPRKLWAVVENEAFKSVGWSEEGDTVKIEGELFEAEVLHRSGADKIFEMDSLKRFICELNLHGFRKIRTKNSPVHPGKKKMMIYQNANFQRDNPRLLENIWRRGCQRSPVQEEPCCKRRKLDFPQRSPHLQKKKQEKTISLKETPNKQAPQGQGTFLPVGVTGCPLALCPPEEHSVPCGECSPEDGNMVSLAGDRMEGSGQVSIRPSWYPDWGSVISFYNKCSSILKAVLAAISLSELSDGEREQGSTSVSSAEEEQEGFRQNK, via the exons ATGAACATTCAGAGcatgaaaaagaacaacaaatccTTCGGGAAACCAGTGGTTGGTGAAGAGCCAGCTAGAGCAGCCACATCTGAGGCTTCATGTGATCCAAATGGGGACACCAGAGGAGGTTCACAAACTCAGAGTGACCAAGGCATGAGTCAAGATCCAAGGCTTGGAGAGAACCTCGAAACACAGGAACAAGACCACCATGAAGCCAGCGAGGAAGGCACCAGCAGTCTCCTGGGGCTTTCATTTCCCAGAAAACTCTGGGCAGTAGTGGAGAACGAGGCGTTCAagtctgtgggctggagtgaaGAAGGAGACACCGTGAAGATTGAGGGAGAACTTTTTGAAGCAGAGGTCCTTCACCGCAGTGGTGcagataaaatttttgaaatggacAGCTTAAAGCGTTTCATCTGTGAACTTAATCTTCATGGGTTCAGGAAGATACGCACAAAGAATTCACCAGTGCAccctggaaagaagaaaatgatg atCTATCAAAATGCAAACTTTCAGAGGGATAACCCAAGGCTGCTCGAGAACATCTGGAGGAGAGGATGTCAACGCAGCCCTGTTCAGGAAGAGCCATGCTGCAAGAGAAGGAAGCTGGATTTCCCCCAACGTTCTCCACACCTtcagaagaagaagcaggaaaagACCATTTCCCTGAAGGAAACCCCCAACAAACAGGCACCCCAAGGCCAGGGCACCTTCCTTCCAGTTGGTGTCACTGGATGCCCCCTAGCACTATGCCCTCCTGAGGAGCACAGCGTCCCATGTGGAGAATGCTCCCCTGAGGATGGCAACATGGTTTCTCTGGCTGGTGACAGAATGGAAGGGTCTGGGCAGGTGAGCATCAGACCCTCATGGTACCCTGATTGGGGTTCAGTGATATCTTTCTACAACAAGTGTTCCTCCATACTGAAGGCTGTCTTGGCAGCCATTTCCTTAAGTGAGCTGTCTGATGGGGAGAGGGAGCAGGGCTCCACCAGTGTGTCCTCtgctgaggaagagcaggagggctTCCGTCAAAATAAGTGA